The genomic stretch AGCGACTTAGAACTCAAACTCGGTCACTGCGTTTCACACTAATTTCCGAAATAGCGCGCTTTTATAGATTTGTTTGAATTCTAGCGATTAAATCTCATATGTTAATTACTTTTATTCAGTTGTTGTTAAATTGTGATGCCTGTAAGTTTTTAAGGACTGACCACAATGACAACTGCCCAGTTTGGAGAAAATATGGATACTCAATACAACTTAGCAATCACTAAAGCTAAAGAGTGGCTAAGCAAAGATAAAAAACAATTTATTGGTGGCCAATGGGTTCTCGGCAACTTAGAGAATAATTGGATGGTTACCAACCCTAGCAATAGAGATGTGTTGTGTAACATCCCTTTAGCCGATGAGCAGTTAGTTGAAGAAGCGACGGTTGTTGCCTCACAAGCTCACCAATCTGGTGTGTGGAGTAAAGTGAGTAGGACTGAACGCGCGAAAGTGCTTCGCGATATTGCTCAAGTTATTCGTGATCATACTGAAGTCTTAGCGGTGCTAGAGACGTTACCAAACGGGAAACTTTTAACAGAGTCGTTGGCTGATGATATCCCAACTTGTGCTGATATCTTTGAGTACTATGCAGGTTGGACTGACAAGTTTTATGGCGAAACTTCACCTGTCGACCCTGAATACCTTAACTTCACGAATAAAGAACCGGTTGGGGTATGTGCACTTATCGCACCTTGGAACTTTCCTCTTTATCAGGCCGCGTTGAAAATCGCGCCGGCTTTAGCGATGGGAAATACGGTCATTCTTAAACCATCTGAGTTTACACCTTTGACCTCCTTATATTTGATAGAAAAAATTGTTGAAAACGTTGATATTCCAGACGGGGTTTTAAACTTAGTGATTGCTGACGGAGCTGCTTCAAATCAGTTAACCGTCAGCAATAATGTGCAAAAAGTGTCCTTTACGGGCAGTACACCAATTGGACGCAAAATTATTGAGAATAGCGGCCAATCAAACATGAAATCAGTCACCCTTGAGCTTGGCGGTAAGTCTCCTTGTATTTTCTTTGAGGATACTGAAAACCTGGATGCAGCTATTGATCGCGCCTTTACTGTTATGTTCTCTCATAAAGGTGAAAAGTGCTCTGAGCCGACACGATTCTTAATTCAAGAAGGGATTTATGAATATGTTCTCGATAAACTGATTGCTAAAGCAGAGGCAGTTAAGTGTGGTGATCCGTTAGATCCTGAAAGTGAACAAGGGCCTCAATGTAATGAAGCGCAGTTCAATAAAATCATGTCTTACATTGAGATAGGTAAAACCGAAGCAAAACTGGTTGCTGGTGGTGAGCGAGATACATCAAATGGCAATGACAACGGATACTTTGTTAGACCAACGATTTTCTCGGAAGTGCCTGAAGATGCTCGTATAGCTCGCGAAGAGATCTTTGGCCCGGTGCTTTCCTGTATCAGATTCAGAACTGAAGAAGACGCCGTTAGAATAGCTAATAATACGGAATATGGGCTTGCAGCAGGTATATACACATCTAATGTGACTCGAGCACATCGAATGGTTGATCAGATTGATGCTGGTATGGTGTTTGTAAACAAATATGGCTGCTATGGACTTGCCAGCCCATTTGGAGGCTTTAAACAGAGTGGCTGGGGTAAAGAAATGGCCATTCATTCGCTATCTTCTTACACCAAGACTAAGAGTATTTGGGTCTATTACGGCGAAAGCTAGTCAAATATGTTGGGCGGTTTCTATCCGCCCAATTAAGGAAAAATATGCAATACAGAATCGAAGTCGATAATATTGGTGAAGTGAAAATTCCAGCATTACTCCCTTATGGTGCTCAAACACAACGAGCTCTAAACCTTTATCCTATAGGTAATCAAAAAACACTGGGTGATTACGCTTCCCTCATCAAGGCTGTTTTACGGATCAAATTAGCTTCTGCTCGTGTAAACAGGGAAGTCGGAGAAATGGATCCTGTTCTTTCACTGAACGTTGAAAACACCTGTCAGTCCATACTAGAAAACTATCAAAGAGAGTTATTCCCTGTTCACGCATTTCATGGTGGCGGTGGTATTTCCGTTAATATGAACGTCAACGAGGTCGTCGCCAATATTGTCAATCATAGCTACTATGCCCAGCCGTACGGAACTTATTCTCCTGCTCACCCGAATGACACTATTAACATGAATCATTCAACAAGTGACTGCTTACAAACCGCCAGTCATTTGGCGATTATCGAAGCCCTTGATTGCTTAAATACTACCATCGAGCGCTTGATATATGCACTTGAGTATTTAATGGCAAATCATGGCGACCATTCAAAACTCGCTAGAACCTGTATGCAGGATGCGGTAACGATTGAGTTTAAGCAATTTTGGAGCGGCTACTTAGCATCGTTAAAAACTTATAAAGAACACCTTAACGAATGTCGTCATGAACTACTAGCGGTTAACTTAAGTGGTAATATTATTGGTCGAAAGGGTGATTGCTCAGTTGCCTATGCGGAGCGTTGTATCTCGGTACTTGCAAATGTTACTGACTTAGAGATCAGAAAGAACGACAACTTGTTTCAATCAAGCCAGTCGTTTGATGCTCAAATCCGTTGTGTGAGCGAGGTTGAAAACTTAGCTGGCTTTATCATTAAGATAGCGAAAGATCTGCGCCTAATGTCTTCCGGACCAGAGGGCGGTTTATCTGAAATTACGCTTCCAGCAGTACAGGCTGGTTCAAGTGCAATGCCAGGAAAAGTAAATCCTACCATTCCCGAGTTTGCAATTCAGTCTGCTATGCAAGCACAAGGGCATTGTTACTCATCTAAACAAGTACACGTGCATGGAGAGTTGGACTACAACCCGTGGGGAATGCTACTGACTACCAACCTACTTGATGCCATAGATCACCTAGAAAAGGGAATCTCTGTGCTGACGGAAAAGTGTATTTTCGGCATAGAAGTCAATTTAGAGACAGAATCTCGTAATAAGCTCGCTTTGGTGCCGCTCGTGGTACATGCTAAGTCCAAGATTGGATACAAAGCGACCTTAGAATGTGTTAATGAGGCTAACAATTCAACTGAATTGAAAGAGACGTTACAAAAAATGTTGAGTCAATGACGTCTACTCATTAGTAGATATGTGGACTGAGTGCTCGTGTAGTAGCAGGAAAGACTGATCGTAGTGCAAATGGAATAAGACTCAACAAGCGATGGAATCTATCCCGCTAGGTAAAGCGATTAAGTAAGGTTCATCGCGCTGCTTTCACCTTTGAAGACCTTGTGTATAAATCTGTGCAACTGTCGTGGGGATGACGTACATTCAGCGATTCGGTTTCGAACATAATATAATCGGTATTGTCCACTTCTTGGAAGGATCTTGGATAGCTAGATAGATCAACTTTCTAGCTGATCCATCCGTTGGGAAGAGCTTGCGCTTGACTTTCTAATTGACACTTCCATAACTCTTTCAGCTGAGCTTCAAGTGAATACACCCCATTAAATCCTTGTTCATACATAGTACCTCACTTAGATAGCTCTCCTGTTTACTACCTAAATTGCCTCTTTTTTTTTGAAGAGTACCGAGCGTGAACGTTTAATTCACAGATTTTCTTTATTGATCTATTTAAGTTGAGAAACTTCTTCAAATCTGACTCTGTCCATAACTTCTCGAACAAGTTTGGCGACTGCATGGAATAGGTAGCCCACCATGCGGACGCTGAGGCAACGTTACAGTGCTTCGAGGTCGAAAGCCGTATTCATATCCATCGCAACCGCTTCTATATATGTGCTGGCCATAATTCAAAGAAGGGACGGATACCTTTTCGGCTGCGTTCAACGCCTGCCCGAAGCATTTGATGCGTCTTATCATCCGCAATAACCGTGGCATAACGATGACACCTGAAGAGAGCGAACTCATACATGACCAATTGTCTCAGATCTGCCCAATTCAACTCTGGTACGACATTTTGCATACGCTTATTTATCTCCTTAACCGTATGTAAATGAACACCCGCCACCTGGGAAATATGTTTGATAAGAAGTAGAGGCAGCAACTGTTTAGTATAGCTATGTCAACGGTTAGTAAGTCGAGCAAAAGACTCAAGTCAGGAAATAGATTCGGTTGTGATACCGCGGTAAAGGAACTGAATACGGCTTGTTTGTGGGGATAGCTCGATAGGAACTCTGAGAATCATCGCGTTTTTAATCGTGTACCACTGATAATCTTTGTGGCTTGAACATGTTACCCGCATGAACATCGAGCAGTCGTAATGGGTTTGAGGGTAATCGTGATAAGAGAAGACGTTTGTACAAACTTTACGGCATGAGAACGGTAGGTTGTGTTTGGCGATATAACTTTATCATTTACCGCCGTTTTTATTTTAAGTTTCCGGTTTATTAAGCCGAATACAGTAACAATATAGGAAACAACCTTTGGGTATATAAAAGATCCAATGACTTGATGGACTTATCTAGTAATTGTTCGCGCGTTATTCGTTCAAAAATAGCTTGTAAATCACAAAGAATAGTTAAAGGTATCGTCTTCCACCAAGACAAAGCTCGCATTACGCAAATGGAAAGTATCAAAAGCAACTACAGACGCTAGCACAAAAATCTCTGCTGACCTAAGATGACTGGGGAATGGAAAAACTAAGTCCAGATAATACTGGCTACGTGATAGAACTTCCTGAGGATAGATTCCAAACGAGTAGCACGATCGTCATCAGTCAGTTGCCCAGTTGCCGGTAAGGGAGTGGTACAACATGGACGGTAACGCTACTGTCGCAGATGCTCTGCTAAATAGGTTGTTCCATAATAGCCACCGTATAGAGCTGAAAGGTGATTAATGAGAAAGCTAGCACAAACCGGATAGGTAGAGTAAACATAGAAGTAGAGAAAAGCTTGGGAAGAAAGGTGTCCGATTAAACGCAGAACGGGTGTCTGATATCAACAAAATACGTAAACTAGGCCTCACTCACAACTAATTTCAAAGACTTTACTGAAAAAATTACATATCTTTGGTCAATTTTAGTCGACCACTAAATAGAATAACCTTTGAGAATTTTAATCTGATATTTTGGAGCCCAAGTAATAAAGAGCGAGCGTTGCCAATAAACGAGTAATGAACTTAAAAATAGCCCTTGTTATTCATTTAAAGAATAAGTAAGTTACCCCCAATGTAGGCACTTTTTCGGTAGTAGTAATTACCACGGCCAAAGGCCGTGGTTTCGAGATTACAATTGAATCAGTTAAATATATTAAGTTCACACCGTAATTAAATGCATAGTAGATAATCGAATCACGCTCTTTCTCTTCGAATATCCAAGGATTTAATTCATCCCCCCACAATCTGTTCAACCTAGACGCACGAAGACCAAATTAATTGTCTAAGTTATAAATATTATATACAAACCATTCCTTATGATTAGTTATATCTATTTCACGGTTATTGGTTCGAGACTCATAAATAACGGGTCGGTATAGTGGCGAATATTTTTATAATGATTATGATAAATCTCCTGATAGTGATTTGAGTCGATAGGATGAGGAGTAATTTCTGGGCAGTACTTGATCATACACTCCTTCGCCGAAGCAAAAGAAGAAAACGTTCCAGAGCCCACCCCCGCGCACATCGCGGCACCCAAACAAGCAACGCTAGTTGTACTGACGGTCCTAACCGGCACACCAGTAACGTTACTTATGATTTGAAGTAGCAAAGCACTTTTAGCGCCCCCTCCGGTAGCCACTATCGCTTTCAATACCTCTTGCTTTGCCTCAAACAAATCAAGCAGGTTCGAGTTAAGAGAATAAGCAATAGCTTCAAGTAAAGAACGATACATATGATATTTCGTATGCCTCTCATCAAAACCCAGCATTGCACCTTTTCGGTATTGCTTATCGATAGGGCTCAACCAATCAAGGATTGTGATCAACCCATCCGAGCCTACAGGTATGGACTGAGCGCACTCATTTAAAACATCTTCTTCGGACATTTTCATCTGATGAGCCAATTCCACGAGTTCTTGCCCTATTAGGTTCTTAAACCAACTAATGGTCCACATGCCACGGCGAATACCTTCAGATTCATAAACATACTTATAAGGTTCACAAGCTAGTGTTGAAAAAAACTTAGTTTCATTCGGGAAATGTTCATCACCGACCATCATTGCCGAGATGAACGTTCCGAGAGAGATCATCACTTCTTCTCCCTTTTCAACGCCCGCCCCCAAAGCCTCAACAGCTTTATCATTCGCAGTGGCGTAGATACAAACATCAGAGTTAAGCCCTAGACAACTAGAAAGGTCAGATCTAAGTACACCCAAGCTACTACCAGGATTCTTTAGTTCAAAAAGTTGTGATCTGACTAAGCCTTTAGCTGCTATTTCCGAATCATCAGACCATTCCATTGAATCGGGATTAATAGGCCAATGAACTTCATAATTAGATGCTGAGTCGGTCGTATTCCCTGTGAGCTTATGCGATAGATACCCCGATGTCGTGGTCACGTACTTAACCCTATCGTCCACATGAACGTAAGGCTTCCCCATTCTCACATCCATCCAACTAATAACAGGTTCGACTAACTCCCGTTCACGGTCTAAAAGCACTCGACAGCAACGAATACTGCACAGACCAATACCTTTAATTAGCTCCTTCGAATAAGGAAATGATGACACGCATCGTTCTAAGGCCATCCAAACACTATCCCAAATATCATCATCTGGATGGGTAACCCACCCTAGATCATTACAGTCGGTAGGGCGTAGCAAAATCGAAGCGGAACAAACTTCCTCACCTCGGCTAGAATAAATGGCTACCTTCGTGCTCTGAGACCCATTATCAATACCAATAAAATATGAACTCATACGGCTCCCTCAAATTGATAACGATTACCTGGACTACTTGAAGAACTTCTCAGTACCTTCTTGAGGAAAAATAGAACCAAAATTCATAATGTTATTTGGATCGAAAACTGCTTTGAGTGACTCAAGCATGTAGTAAGCTGAACCATGTTCTGCTTTTGTCCACTCATTACGATATTTACCTATACCGTGATGATGACACATAGAACCACCCAGTTTAAGCGTTTCTTCAACAATAATGCGCTGTAAAGGGTGATGGTAAAGACGCATCTCATCTTTTGGATCACAATGAATATTGTAGTTATAAACGAAGTACATGTTCGTGCCGTTTTGGTAGCTGTGAGAAGAGTGCCCTCCAAGCATAGTAAGGTCCTCAGCACGGTCAAATTCAGTACGTATACGGTGAATAACATTGTCGTAAATCTTAGGTACCGTACTCCAATCAGCAGATATCTCAGTAGTGTAGCCGTCATGTCGGTTGTGGTCACGCATCTCCGCAATTTCTTGTTCGATACGGTCCACGCTCCAGTTTAGATTTTCAAACCAATCTTGAACTTGTTCAGAAGGGGCTTTCTTGATGACATTGTCAGCATGCAGAGTAAGAATTTCTTCAATCCCTTCATAAGTCGCGTTTACCAATCGTTCTGGCCCCTCGAGAGTCAGAATTAACAAACACTTGTTCTCGCTGAACGCTGCTAACTTAGAGTGCTGGGCAGCATCTTCTTCAGAATAAACTCGTGCAACAGACACTTTGTACCCAGACGAAATAACATCACGAAGAATGTTAATACCAGACGCCACATCTTTAATCAGGTAACCGATGTAACGGTTGTTTTCTGGATAGTAATTAAATAGCTTGACTGTCACCTCAGTGATAAAGCATAACGTGCCTTCATTACCGATAGCAACGTGACGAATGTCTGGGCCACCTGCACGACGAGAAACATTTTTGACACGAGATATATGACCGTTAGGAAAAACACACTCAAGACCAACAACCATATCTTCAATGGCTCCATAGTATGTGGAGAATTGTCCGATACTACGAGTCGCCACCAAACCGCCATATTGAGCCACAGGCTTAGATTGAGGAGAATGGCCTGTTGTCAGACCTAACTTACGAACTTCATCTTCAACGTCTTGTAAACACACACCCGCTTGCACCGTTACTTGCATGTTGTACTCATCGATCTTGATGATTTGATTAAGGCGCTTACTATCAATAATAATCGTGCCTTCTTTCCAGTTCTCAAGACCGCCTTCAGTTGAAGTTTTACCGCTACGGGGAATGACGTTAATATTGTTCTTGTTACAGAACGATAAAATCATAGATACTTCTTCAGCCGAATTAGGTTCAACAATAGCAGAAGGAAGAATGCTATTTAACTCACCTTTAACCTTCGCATATTTCTTATAACGGTCAGCAGAAGCCTCATATAACTCCGATTCAGTGGTTACAATCTGACTTTTATCCAAAAAAGAAAGAAGACCATCTAACAATTGAGCATTTTCCATAATTATTCCTTAGTTACCTTACTAAATACCCACCATCAACGTCGATTACCGAGCCATTGATGTAATTTGATGCGCTGGATGCCAAAAATACAGCCGCTCCCATTAAATCTTTTAAATCTCCCCAGCGTTCAGCCGGAATGTGAGAAATTATATTGTTATTTGCCTCTTCATTGTTTCTAGTTGTCTCAGTCATCGGCGTTGCGAAATAACCAGGAGCGATACCTGTCACTTGAATGTTAAATTGAGCAAGCTCGTCACAGTAAGATTTTGTTAAACCTACAATTCCATGCTTAGTCGCAGAGTAAGCCGGTGACCATTTCCCCCCCAAATAAGAAAACATCGAAGCAATATTGATAATCTTTCCAGACCTCTGAGGAATAAAATGTTTAGCCACGGCATGAGACATTTCAAAAGCAGCAGTTAAGTTTAAACTCACCATCGCATCCCATTTAGGTCTATCAAAATTTAAAACATTTTTTTCAATAACACAGCGACCTGCATTATTCACAAGAATATCAATATGACCAAAATGAGAGACAACTTGATCCACAATTTTTTGCGGAGAACCGTCAGAAGTGATATCCGCTTTAATAAATAAGTAAGACTCTCCCATCGCGTCCAGTATTTCCGCTACTTCATCAGTGGTGTCAGTAACAGAAACCACCGCTACCTTAGCGCCGGCTTTTGCAAAAGCAATCGTATACGACAGTCCTAAACCACTATTCCCGCCTGTGACCAGAGCTACTTTGCCCTCTAACGAGAACATATCCATGTTAAAATCAAGCATATTGTCTAGCATTAAAACACTCCATAGGAAATAATTAACTCTAAGAATCATAATGTTTTTGCACCGCATTGCAAAGATAATTTTCCATAAAAGTGTGATACAAAGCCTTAAATGGAAAATTTTCTATTTAACTATCATGTCACAGTGATACTATTCATTAATCAAAGGAACACGATATGGCGTCATTAATAACAAACAGTATGCTTAATAATTTAGAAAAGAAGATTTTGAGAGAGATCACTCCGATCCTAGAAAAAGAAAGAAACATATCCATATCTAAAGCAAGTGAGCAGCTGAATATCTCACCATCAAAACTTTCAAAGTTCGTGAGAAGAATGGGGTTTGAAAATTTCAAAGAGTTCAAAAGACTGCACAATAAAAATGATGAAATAGAAATGAGCAGCGTCTGCACGATACAGAACAGTCACCTTTCTTCAATTCAGACATTTTTAGAAAATTTTAATCAAGAATTAGTCGACTCATTTTATAATGAAATGCAAAAATACCAAAATATTGTCTTATATGGTGCAGGACCGTCTTTCGCATGTGCTGCTTATTTCAGCGACAGAATCCAGATGGTCACCCAAAAAAGAGCTACAGCAGTAAGCGACATGAACATGCTTCAACATTATTGCAACCAAGATACGTTGTTAATTACGATCTCAACATCAGGTTTATATGACAACTACACAAATTTAATAAAGGTAAACTCTGGAGAGAAATTATTTCTTTTCGAAGATCTAGTCAACCTACCAGAACTAACGAGTTACAAGGTTTTCTATTTAACTAGAGTTTCTCAAAATAACAAGATAAAGCAATATAAAAGGCCGAGAACCTTGTTTTTTATCTTCTTAGAGGAAGTTATTGAAAAATTAATCCAAAACGCAGAAAAGCCAAAAAAGGAAAGTTCCAATGAATAAGGAAAAAGGAAGGTTTAAATGAGTAATATAAGAACAAAAGTAATGGCTATACCATTGGCATTGCTACTTATCACTGTAATTTTAAGTTACACAAACATGGAGTCGTTCTTAAACGTAACATCGGCCATAAATAACTGGATGTTGAGCAAGTTATCATGGTTATTCTCAGGTGGTGCGCTATTGATGCTTACCACCCTGCTCATTATTTACCTCTCACCGCTAGGGAAAAAAAGGATTGGTGGAGAGAATTCAACACCATTGTTATCGAAATGGAGGTGGGCATCTATCGCGGTCTGTACAACAACGGCTGCCGGTATGCTTTTCTGGGGAACAGCTGAACCACTTTACCACTTATATGGTCCACCGGACTCACTTAACATTGAGCCAAATTCGGTAGCAAGTGCCACTTTTGCTCTATCAACTATGTTTATGCACTGGTCAATCATCCCATTTTCTATTTACGCCTTACCTGCTTTAGCTTTCGCACTAGCCCTTTACAATCGAAGCGGTAACTTCTCACTGGGTTCCTCAATTGAACCGCTATTTGGTAAAAATAAAGCTGAGCACATTGGTAATGTTGTTGATTCACTTGCCATGTTAGCCCTAGTCGCAGGTATGGCGGCTTCTCTAGGTACTGGAGCTCTCGTTCTTTCGAGTGGATTAAGCAATATCACTGACCTTGCAGATAATGTAATACTTCTTGGCATCGTTATCTTCATAATCATGATCAGCTTCATCGCATCATCAATTTCAGGTATAGAAAAAGGAATTGCGAGACTCTCTTCATTAAACGCAGTCCTATTCGTCGCTATCGCGATTATCGCATTCATATTCGGACCATCGACGAAGATTGTCTCAGGTGCAGTAACGGCTTTGGGTGAGTACATAACTACGTTCTTACCTCGCAGTTTGGGGACCGTATATGATTCCGATGACACTTGGCCTCTATCATGGACAGTGTTTTACTGGACAAACTGGTTATCTTGGGCCCCAATCACTGCTCTATTTTTAGGCAAAATAGCGCGTGGCTACACCGTTCGTGAGTTCATTGTCATTAATCTAGCTGTACCCGCTATATTCTCAATTATCTGGATGAGTATATTCTCAGGCACCATTTTAACGATCGATATGCAAAAATCAGGATTCTACTACCAAATAATGTCAGAAGGTGGACCTGGGGCAGTCATTTATGCATTATTAGATCAACTACCCGGCGGTCATTTCCTTATCTTAGGTTTCATATTCATCGTTTACCTAGCCTATGTAACAGCAGCAGACTCAAATACCGAGGCGATATCTTCACTCTGCCTTAAAAAACAAGACGACAACAATCAAATCAA from Vibrio pelagius encodes the following:
- a CDS encoding SDR family NAD(P)-dependent oxidoreductase; translation: MDMFSLEGKVALVTGGNSGLGLSYTIAFAKAGAKVAVVSVTDTTDEVAEILDAMGESYLFIKADITSDGSPQKIVDQVVSHFGHIDILVNNAGRCVIEKNVLNFDRPKWDAMVSLNLTAAFEMSHAVAKHFIPQRSGKIINIASMFSYLGGKWSPAYSATKHGIVGLTKSYCDELAQFNIQVTGIAPGYFATPMTETTRNNEEANNNIISHIPAERWGDLKDLMGAAVFLASSASNYINGSVIDVDGGYLVR
- a CDS encoding aldehyde dehydrogenase family protein, whose amino-acid sequence is MDTQYNLAITKAKEWLSKDKKQFIGGQWVLGNLENNWMVTNPSNRDVLCNIPLADEQLVEEATVVASQAHQSGVWSKVSRTERAKVLRDIAQVIRDHTEVLAVLETLPNGKLLTESLADDIPTCADIFEYYAGWTDKFYGETSPVDPEYLNFTNKEPVGVCALIAPWNFPLYQAALKIAPALAMGNTVILKPSEFTPLTSLYLIEKIVENVDIPDGVLNLVIADGAASNQLTVSNNVQKVSFTGSTPIGRKIIENSGQSNMKSVTLELGGKSPCIFFEDTENLDAAIDRAFTVMFSHKGEKCSEPTRFLIQEGIYEYVLDKLIAKAEAVKCGDPLDPESEQGPQCNEAQFNKIMSYIEIGKTEAKLVAGGERDTSNGNDNGYFVRPTIFSEVPEDARIAREEIFGPVLSCIRFRTEEDAVRIANNTEYGLAAGIYTSNVTRAHRMVDQIDAGMVFVNKYGCYGLASPFGGFKQSGWGKEMAIHSLSSYTKTKSIWVYYGES
- a CDS encoding lyase family protein, which translates into the protein MQYRIEVDNIGEVKIPALLPYGAQTQRALNLYPIGNQKTLGDYASLIKAVLRIKLASARVNREVGEMDPVLSLNVENTCQSILENYQRELFPVHAFHGGGGISVNMNVNEVVANIVNHSYYAQPYGTYSPAHPNDTINMNHSTSDCLQTASHLAIIEALDCLNTTIERLIYALEYLMANHGDHSKLARTCMQDAVTIEFKQFWSGYLASLKTYKEHLNECRHELLAVNLSGNIIGRKGDCSVAYAERCISVLANVTDLEIRKNDNLFQSSQSFDAQIRCVSEVENLAGFIIKIAKDLRLMSSGPEGGLSEITLPAVQAGSSAMPGKVNPTIPEFAIQSAMQAQGHCYSSKQVHVHGELDYNPWGMLLTTNLLDAIDHLEKGISVLTEKCIFGIEVNLETESRNKLALVPLVVHAKSKIGYKATLECVNEANNSTELKETLQKMLSQ
- a CDS encoding BCCT family transporter, coding for MSNIRTKVMAIPLALLLITVILSYTNMESFLNVTSAINNWMLSKLSWLFSGGALLMLTTLLIIYLSPLGKKRIGGENSTPLLSKWRWASIAVCTTTAAGMLFWGTAEPLYHLYGPPDSLNIEPNSVASATFALSTMFMHWSIIPFSIYALPALAFALALYNRSGNFSLGSSIEPLFGKNKAEHIGNVVDSLAMLALVAGMAASLGTGALVLSSGLSNITDLADNVILLGIVIFIIMISFIASSISGIEKGIARLSSLNAVLFVAIAIIAFIFGPSTKIVSGAVTALGEYITTFLPRSLGTVYDSDDTWPLSWTVFYWTNWLSWAPITALFLGKIARGYTVREFIVINLAVPAIFSIIWMSIFSGTILTIDMQKSGFYYQIMSEGGPGAVIYALLDQLPGGHFLILGFIFIVYLAYVTAADSNTEAISSLCLKKQDDNNQINRQRNVLKILFGTLIATVAWIMTGFIGIDGIKMLSNLGGFPAIIVVLLMNFSLFIWVYNSFLENKAKHIIQKN
- a CDS encoding MurR/RpiR family transcriptional regulator, with product MASLITNSMLNNLEKKILREITPILEKERNISISKASEQLNISPSKLSKFVRRMGFENFKEFKRLHNKNDEIEMSSVCTIQNSHLSSIQTFLENFNQELVDSFYNEMQKYQNIVLYGAGPSFACAAYFSDRIQMVTQKRATAVSDMNMLQHYCNQDTLLITISTSGLYDNYTNLIKVNSGEKLFLFEDLVNLPELTSYKVFYLTRVSQNNKIKQYKRPRTLFFIFLEEVIEKLIQNAEKPKKESSNE
- a CDS encoding FGGY-family carbohydrate kinase, encoding MSSYFIGIDNGSQSTKVAIYSSRGEEVCSASILLRPTDCNDLGWVTHPDDDIWDSVWMALERCVSSFPYSKELIKGIGLCSIRCCRVLLDRERELVEPVISWMDVRMGKPYVHVDDRVKYVTTTSGYLSHKLTGNTTDSASNYEVHWPINPDSMEWSDDSEIAAKGLVRSQLFELKNPGSSLGVLRSDLSSCLGLNSDVCIYATANDKAVEALGAGVEKGEEVMISLGTFISAMMVGDEHFPNETKFFSTLACEPYKYVYESEGIRRGMWTISWFKNLIGQELVELAHQMKMSEEDVLNECAQSIPVGSDGLITILDWLSPIDKQYRKGAMLGFDERHTKYHMYRSLLEAIAYSLNSNLLDLFEAKQEVLKAIVATGGGAKSALLLQIISNVTGVPVRTVSTTSVACLGAAMCAGVGSGTFSSFASAKECMIKYCPEITPHPIDSNHYQEIYHNHYKNIRHYTDPLFMSLEPITVK
- a CDS encoding FAD-binding oxidoreductase; this encodes MENAQLLDGLLSFLDKSQIVTTESELYEASADRYKKYAKVKGELNSILPSAIVEPNSAEEVSMILSFCNKNNINVIPRSGKTSTEGGLENWKEGTIIIDSKRLNQIIKIDEYNMQVTVQAGVCLQDVEDEVRKLGLTTGHSPQSKPVAQYGGLVATRSIGQFSTYYGAIEDMVVGLECVFPNGHISRVKNVSRRAGGPDIRHVAIGNEGTLCFITEVTVKLFNYYPENNRYIGYLIKDVASGINILRDVISSGYKVSVARVYSEEDAAQHSKLAAFSENKCLLILTLEGPERLVNATYEGIEEILTLHADNVIKKAPSEQVQDWFENLNWSVDRIEQEIAEMRDHNRHDGYTTEISADWSTVPKIYDNVIHRIRTEFDRAEDLTMLGGHSSHSYQNGTNMYFVYNYNIHCDPKDEMRLYHHPLQRIIVEETLKLGGSMCHHHGIGKYRNEWTKAEHGSAYYMLESLKAVFDPNNIMNFGSIFPQEGTEKFFK